One region of Mucilaginibacter sp. 14171R-50 genomic DNA includes:
- a CDS encoding glucosidase, producing the protein MGAEQERLKNTGWKKWGPYVSDRQWGTVREDYSASGDAWSYLTHEVARSKAYRWGEDGIAGICDRGQLLCFAVAFWNKKDPIIKERYFGLSNAEGNHGEDVKELYYYLDNTPTHSYMKMLYKYPQQPFPYDHLVAENKKRDRTQPEYELMDTGVFNNDDYFDVIVEYAKHSTDDVLIKITVHNRSRQPASLNVLPTVWFRNTWDWGYDNYKPQLSAYKNGVKIKHKELGPLWLTAEGSPPMLFCDNETNPKLFNITDGRSYCKDGINDQIVNGANTINPDNTGTKAALNYDITIPAGESAVIRLRLSDKSGSGFDDFDSVFALRQQEADEFYRTLTPGGESDAKAQIQRQAYAGMLWNKQFYYYDIHQWLKGDPAEPGPPVQREHQRNSKWQHFNAMDVISMPDKWEYPWFAAWDLAFHCVALADIDIGFAKRQLNLLVRDWYMHPNGQLPAYEWDFSDANPPVHAMATWKIYQLDKNANDGKGDTYFLERIFHKLMLNFTWWVNRKDEAGNNIFEGGFLGLDNIGVFDRNTRFANGAHLEQVDGTSWMAMYSLNLLRIAAELAVANKAYADIASKFFEHFIYISAAMSSLGVGGVSGLWDEEDGFFYDQLRMPDGSAEKMKVRSIVGLIPLFAAEVLNDTDIADNPIFRARMDWFTANRPDLTALVSHWDEKSSGGKHLISLLRGHRMKAILGYMLDEQEFLSPFGIRSLSKYHLNNPFSADINGTLFSIKYLPAESDSNMFGGNSNWRGPVWIPINYLIIESLNDYYLYYGDELQVECPTGSGKMMNLKEVADELYRRISKLFLPDAQGRRPINGRDEKVQTDPNFKDHILFYEYFDGDTGKGLGAAHQTGWTGLIASCLYH; encoded by the coding sequence ATGGGTGCAGAGCAGGAGAGGTTAAAGAATACCGGGTGGAAAAAATGGGGGCCTTATGTAAGCGACCGCCAATGGGGAACGGTACGCGAGGACTACAGCGCCAGTGGCGACGCGTGGAGCTATCTTACCCATGAGGTGGCCCGCAGTAAAGCCTACAGGTGGGGCGAGGACGGTATAGCAGGCATTTGCGATCGCGGGCAGCTATTGTGTTTTGCCGTCGCATTCTGGAATAAAAAGGATCCCATTATCAAAGAACGCTATTTTGGCCTTAGTAACGCCGAAGGCAACCACGGCGAAGATGTAAAGGAACTGTATTATTATTTGGATAATACACCTACGCATTCCTATATGAAAATGCTGTATAAATATCCCCAGCAGCCATTCCCATACGACCATCTGGTTGCCGAAAACAAAAAACGCGACCGTACACAACCCGAATATGAGTTGATGGACACAGGGGTATTCAATAATGACGACTATTTTGATGTCATTGTTGAATATGCCAAGCATTCGACAGATGATGTGCTCATTAAAATTACAGTGCATAACCGCAGCAGGCAGCCCGCAAGTTTGAATGTACTGCCCACCGTTTGGTTCCGCAATACCTGGGATTGGGGCTATGATAACTACAAACCTCAGTTATCAGCGTATAAAAATGGTGTTAAAATAAAGCACAAAGAGTTAGGCCCGCTTTGGTTAACTGCAGAGGGAAGCCCCCCAATGTTGTTTTGCGATAACGAAACTAACCCCAAACTGTTTAATATAACCGATGGCCGGTCGTACTGTAAGGATGGTATAAACGACCAAATCGTAAACGGGGCTAACACAATTAACCCGGATAATACGGGCACTAAGGCAGCCCTTAATTATGATATTACCATACCTGCTGGCGAGAGCGCCGTTATTCGCTTAAGATTGTCTGATAAATCGGGGAGTGGCTTTGACGACTTTGATAGTGTATTCGCGCTGCGGCAGCAGGAAGCGGATGAATTTTATAGAACGCTTACACCCGGCGGCGAAAGCGATGCTAAGGCACAAATACAGCGACAGGCGTATGCCGGTATGCTTTGGAACAAACAATTTTATTATTATGACATCCACCAGTGGCTGAAAGGTGACCCGGCAGAGCCCGGGCCGCCCGTGCAGCGCGAACACCAGCGGAACAGCAAATGGCAGCATTTTAACGCCATGGATGTTATTTCGATGCCTGATAAATGGGAGTACCCATGGTTCGCCGCGTGGGACCTTGCTTTCCACTGTGTTGCGCTGGCTGATATTGATATCGGATTTGCAAAAAGGCAGCTTAACCTTTTGGTGCGCGACTGGTATATGCATCCCAATGGGCAGCTGCCGGCCTACGAATGGGATTTTAGCGATGCCAACCCGCCGGTTCATGCCATGGCAACCTGGAAAATATATCAATTGGATAAGAACGCCAACGACGGAAAAGGCGACACTTATTTTCTTGAGCGCATCTTTCATAAGCTGATGCTTAATTTTACCTGGTGGGTAAACCGTAAGGACGAGGCGGGCAACAATATTTTTGAAGGCGGCTTTTTAGGACTGGATAACATAGGCGTTTTTGACCGCAATACCCGTTTTGCAAACGGCGCCCATTTAGAGCAGGTGGACGGTACAAGTTGGATGGCAATGTATTCGCTTAACCTGCTGCGCATAGCGGCCGAGCTGGCTGTCGCAAATAAGGCATACGCGGATATAGCATCAAAGTTTTTTGAACACTTTATTTACATATCGGCGGCTATGTCAAGTTTGGGTGTGGGCGGTGTAAGCGGTTTGTGGGACGAAGAGGACGGCTTTTTTTACGATCAGCTGCGCATGCCGGACGGATCTGCGGAAAAGATGAAGGTACGCAGCATTGTAGGCCTTATCCCCTTATTTGCAGCCGAAGTGCTGAATGACACCGATATTGCCGACAACCCCATCTTTAGGGCGCGGATGGACTGGTTTACGGCCAACCGCCCGGACCTGACCGCGCTGGTATCGCATTGGGACGAAAAAAGCAGCGGCGGTAAACATTTGATAAGCCTGCTTCGCGGCCACCGTATGAAGGCAATACTCGGCTACATGCTTGATGAACAGGAGTTTTTAAGTCCCTTCGGCATACGGTCGCTTTCCAAATATCACCTCAATAACCCCTTTAGCGCGGATATTAACGGCACGCTGTTTAGTATAAAATACCTGCCTGCCGAAAGCGATAGCAATATGTTTGGCGGCAACAGCAACTGGCGCGGCCCGGTGTGGATACCTATTAACTACCTGATCATCGAAAGCCTGAATGATTATTATTTGTATTATGGTGATGAACTACAAGTGGAATGCCCAACCGGATCCGGCAAAATGATGAACCTTAAAGAGGTAGCTGATGAACTTTACCGGCGGATATCAAAGCTTTTTTTGCCCGACGCGCAGGGCCGCAGGCCAATAAACGGCCGGGACGAAAAAGTGCAAACCGATCCTAACTTTAAAGATCACATACTTTTTTATGAGTACTTCGACGGGGACACGGGCAAAGGTTTAGGCGCTGCCCATCAAACCGGTTGGACAGGGCTAATAGCCAGTTGCTTGTATCATTAA